The nucleotide sequence TCACTGAGCAAGGCATCCGTGAAGGCGTGCGGCAAGCGCTGCTCCCGATGTGGAACGCGTGGAGTTTCTTGCGGCTGTACGCGGACCGGCAAGCCACCTGGCGTACTGATTCCCAGCACGTTCTGGACCGTTACATCCTGGCGAAACTGCGTGAATCGCGCGATGTCATCACTGAATCACTGGAGAACAACGACATCGCAACCGCCTGTGACACGTTGCGGCAGTTCAGTGACGCGCTGACGAACTGGTATGTGCGCCGGTCCCGCACTCGCTTCTGGGAAGGGCAGGACACCCAGGCAGATGCATTCGACACGCTGCACACTGTCCTCGAAGTGACGTGCCGTCTTGCTGCGCCCCTGCTCCCGCTCATGACAGAGGTGATCTGGCGTGGGCTCACCGGCGGCCAGTCGGTACATTTCGCCGATTGGCCCGCAGCGGATGACATCCCTGCTGATCCCGAACTGGTGGCGGCGATGGATGAAGCACGATCAGTGTGCTCAACGGTTCTGAGCCTGCGGAAGGCGCAGAAACTGCGTGTCCGACTGCCCCTCGCGTCGTTGACCATTGCAGCGTCCGATGCTGACCGCCTGAAGCCGTTCACTGACATCATCGCCGATGAAGTCAACGTGAAGCATATCGATCTCACGACCGACGTCGACGTGCACGGCCGGTTTGAGCTTGCTGTCAACGCGCGCGCCGCCGGGCCCCGGCTTGGAAAGGACGTGCAGACCGCGATCCGGGCGGTCAAATCGGGGGACTGGACCGCCAACGATGACGGCACGGTGACCGCCGCCGGAATCGTATTACAGCCGGAAGAGTTCACGCAGCGTCTGGTAGCCGCCGAGCCTGAATCCACCTCTGCGCTGCCCGGCGGCGCTGGCGTTGTCGTGCTTGATCTGACGATCACCGACGAACTCGAGGCGGAGGGCTGGGCGAAAGACCGAATCCGGGAGCTGCAGGAACTGCGCCGCACGCTCGGTCTCGACGTTTCGGACCGCATCCGCGTGCAGCTGCGTGTACCTGCTGACAAGCTCGAGTGGGCGCAACGGCATGCAGACCTCATCGCACGCGAGATTCTGGCGGTCGACTTCTCGGTCGACTCATCAGGTGCCTCCACTCATGTACATGATCTGGGCAGCGGCGTTTACGCGGACGTACAGGTCGCATAGGGTGTGTCGCCGCACACGAATTTAAGAAGTAATTGTGGATGCGGGGAGTATGCGCCACTGAAGGCCGGCGGGGTCGTACTATCTGTGGGCAGAGGCTGCCTGTGCCGGTGTGGCATCAGTCGTTCACATCGGTGTGATGACAAGCAAAGGACGTATCGTTGAAACTTCGGAACATGATCATCGCGGGCGTGGCCGCGCCCGCACTGGCCCTGTCTGCCTGCGGTTCGGACGAAAACGGTGAGGCAATGGACGATGGTGCCGGCACCACCGCCGCGCCGACCGCTGAGTGTGAGGTCCCGGCTGGTGATACGCCCACAGGTGCAGAACTGATGGCGCTGCTGGACGATGCACTCGATCCGTCACTTCCCACTGAGGAGAAAGCCAGCCTCATCGAAGGTGGCGGCGACGATCCAGAACTGTGGGCGCAGCTCGCAGATCAGGCCGCACAGAATCCGGACATCCAGTATGAGATCCCGGACACGCCTGACGCGGTCTTCCCGTTGAGCGAGTGCGAGCTCAGCGTCGATTTCACCTTGCAGATCTCGCCTGACCAGGCACCGAACACGGGCAACTTGCTGTTCGTGGCTGAGGACGGTCAGTGGAAGCTGTCCCGCGAGGATGCGTGCAGCTTCGCAACGTCATTCGGTCTTGAGACCGAGCTCTGCCCGTAGATCAGACTCGATCACTGCACGCCGGAAGGTTTCCACCTTCCGGCGTGCTTTCGTTTGAAGCGATGGTGTCTTAACTACGGACTGTCCCATTCGGTCGCCATCGACGTGCGCTGACGCACCACGTAGCCGGTGTCCGGATCGGAGTACTGCTGCGTGCCGTACATCTCAAAGCCGCCTTCGGTGGGGAGCGGGCGTTCCAGGTCCACCCTGAGAGACCCGGTCCCTTCGCCTGTGAATTCGTCGACCGCGACGCGTCCCTCACCAGGTACGTCGAGGTACGGAAGGCGTGGGCGCTGCTCGACGGCGAGATCGAGCAAGAGAGTGGTGCCGGACATTTCTCGCACGGTCACCGTTGTCCGTTGCACGATTTCCATCTGGCTCTCGATCGGCTGGTCGATCGTCCATTGCGCACCCTCGCCTACAGGTTCTTGAGGGAACGCGATCATTCCGTACACGGCCTGGAAGAGAGCTTGTTCGACGGCGCTGCGCGCGATGTCACTGGACTCCGCGTTGGGGGAGATCCGCAGCTCGGACACGGAGCCGTCAGCGCGGATCGTCATACCGGCACTGCTGCCTTCAGCGGCTGCGAGCGCGGAGTTGACGACGTTGTCGGGGCTTTCTGGGCGGCCCAGGGTCAGCGCGACGGACCATTCACCCCCATCTGCCGCTTCGACCTCGGTGTCGAGCGGGAGGGTGACCGGTGGGAGACCGAAGTCGCTCTCAGGGTCGTCGCCGAGTTGCTGGAACAGTTCGGAGCGAACAGTCACCACAGTCGAATGGGAGTCCCCCACAGAGAGGCTCGGGGCAAGGGTCTGGCGTGGTTCGGCGCCGGGCTCAACAAGACTGATTTCGAGCCCGGGTACAGGCACAGTGAACTCGCTAGGGATGTCTTCAGCTTCGTCAGCGATTGTTTCGGGTTCGCTTGCGCATGCGGCCGCCATCGACAATGCGACTCCCGCCACCGCGATGCGCAGGGAATTGCGTAAGAGGGAGGGACCGCTCCGTTTGGAAGAGGGGCCAGCAGACAGGGCAGATGATGAGAAATTGCCACGAAACTTCACAGCAGCGAGCGTAATGCACACGATGTGGGCTGCCCTGCTTACGTGCCGGCTGATGCGCGTCACGGCGTGCGCCCGTCAGAAGAACTCACGGGATAAGGGATGATGTCTGTGTGAGTCACGACGACACCCAACCTGAAATCGCACATCCGAAACGTTTGCGCCTCCTGTTTTCCGTGGCAGTGGTGGTGCTCGCGCTCGACCTTGTCACCAAGTCCGTGGCGGTTGCTCTGCTGGAGGACAGGGAGCCGGTACGGCTGCTCGGTGGCGCGGTGTACCTCGTGCTCTACCGCAACCCAGGTGCGGCGTTTTCGATGGCAACAGGGATGACGTGGTTGCTTACGCTCGTTGCCATCACCGTTGTCGTCGTCATAATCAGGCTGAGCCGCAATCTCCGCTCGTTGCCCTGGGCGCTTGGGCTCGGTTTTGTTCTCGGCGGTGCGTTAGGCAACCTCGCCGACCGGATGTTCCGAGCACCAGGTCCGATGCAGGGACACGTGGTCGACTTCGTGTCCTTGTTTGCCCCAGACGGGAGCGTATGGCCAGTATTCAACGTGGCTGACCCCGCCATCGTGGGCGGCGCCATCTTCCTTGTCGCTCTGACATTTCTCGGGCTCGACCCGGATGGGCAGCGACATTCGAAGAAGGAGCAAGTCGACGAAGAGGGCAAGCGATGATGACACCGCAGTCTTTTTCTGCCCGGTCGATGCCGGTGCCTGATGGGCTTGAGGGGATGCGGGTTGATGCGGGTCTCGCGCGGCTGCTCGGATTGTCACGGACGGCAGTTGCGACACTCACGGACAATGGCTCCGTCCTCGTCGATGGCGCGGTCGCGGGGAAGTCAGATCGTCTGCATGCGGGAGCGTGGCTTGAGGTCGAACTGCCCGAACCGAAGCGGGAACCGGAGAACCGGCCGGAGCCCGTCGAGGGGATGACGATCCTTTTCGCCGACAGCGACATTGTTGCGGTCGATAAGCCCGCTGGGGTCGCTGCGCACGCCAGTGTCGGCTGGACCGGACCGACGGTGCTCGGCGGTCTCGCCGCCGCAGGCTACCGGATATCCACGTCCGGCCCGCCGGAGCGGCAAGGCATTGTCCACCGGCTCGATGTTGGGACCTCGGGAGTCATGCTCGTCGCGGTATCCGAACGTGCGTACAGCATCATGAAACGCGCATTCAAATACCGCAACGTCAAAAAGCAGTACCACACCCTGGTGCAAGGTCATCCTGATCCCAGTAGCGGCACGATCGAGGCTCCGATAGCGCGGCACGGCAGCAATGACTGGAAGTTCGCGGTCCGCGCCGACGGTAAACACAGCGTGACCCATTACGACACGATCGAAGCTTTCCAGGCAGCAAGTCTTCTCAGCGTTGACCTCGAGACCGGTCGTACCCATCAGATCCGCGTTCATTTCTCCGCTCTCAAACACCCGTGCTGCGGCGATCTGACATACGGTGCGGACCCGCGCCTCGCCGAGCGTCTAGGACTGGAACGTCAATGGCTGCACGCCTGCTCCCTCGGGTTTGCTCACCCAGCGGATGGCCGCTGGGTCGAGATCACCAGTGAATACCCAGCAGATCTGCGTCACGCACTCGACGTGCTCAATGCGCACTAACGGAATAGCCGCGGATGGCTGAGTGGAACAACGCGCGCCGGTGGCGCGTCACCTGCGCTGTTGTTTTTATGGGATTTCTCGTGGTCGTGGTCACCGTCGGATACGTCACACCCCCGAGGAGCAGCGATTCGATCCGAACAGACCGGCTTGGTCCCGTCAGCGGGGAATCCGCTGAGGAGTATGCGGTGCGGGCAGCTGCTGCGCTAAACGAAGCACCCGAAGAGACGGCCTGGGCGCTCCTGACGTTCGATCCTCCCGCGCGTTCGGCAGAGGTGATCGACGCGACCGGAGATACACGAATCTCTCGCGTCGTGGTCGATGGTGGCGCTGGGGCCCGGCCTGACGACGACGAGTACCGCGTCCTGCCTGACATGCCGATCGACTTGCCGTCCCCGGTGCCGGGAGTAATTACGTCCCACGAGGCGCTCGAAACTGCGGTTTCGAGCGCGCTGTCCCGGCTCCGGACATTCCGTGGAGCATTCGAGGATGGGACACCGCCTGACTGCACATGTGTGGTGGGGGTTGTGGTGCGCGCCGATGGTGAGACACTGCGAAGCATCGCCGAGCACGAAAGTGTGTCCACAGCGGAACCGCTGCCAGGTGATGCCGTCTGGGGACGATTCGCTGTGCGGGCACGGTGATGAAACTCTCCCGCGTTGCCCCTGCAGAAGGAGTTGCCTTAGGTGCGGGAGCGTACGCCTGCTGGGGGTTGTTTCCAGCCTTCTTCGGCCTGCTTGCGGTATCAGCGCCGCTGGAGATTCTTGCTCACCGCGTTGTCTGGACGGCGGTGCTGATGGTGGGCGTTGTTCTCGTGATCGGCCGGATCAGACCATTTTTGTCCATGGGTGGTCGCGCGTGGCTGCTCGTTGCCGCAGCATCGGTGTTCATCACAACAAATTGGGGCGTCTACATCTTTGGCGTTGTCAGCGGCCGA is from Hoyosella subflava DQS3-9A1 and encodes:
- a CDS encoding RluA family pseudouridine synthase; translation: MPVPDGLEGMRVDAGLARLLGLSRTAVATLTDNGSVLVDGAVAGKSDRLHAGAWLEVELPEPKREPENRPEPVEGMTILFADSDIVAVDKPAGVAAHASVGWTGPTVLGGLAAAGYRISTSGPPERQGIVHRLDVGTSGVMLVAVSERAYSIMKRAFKYRNVKKQYHTLVQGHPDPSSGTIEAPIARHGSNDWKFAVRADGKHSVTHYDTIEAFQAASLLSVDLETGRTHQIRVHFSALKHPCCGDLTYGADPRLAERLGLERQWLHACSLGFAHPADGRWVEITSEYPADLRHALDVLNAH
- the lspA gene encoding signal peptidase II, which codes for MSHDDTQPEIAHPKRLRLLFSVAVVVLALDLVTKSVAVALLEDREPVRLLGGAVYLVLYRNPGAAFSMATGMTWLLTLVAITVVVVIIRLSRNLRSLPWALGLGFVLGGALGNLADRMFRAPGPMQGHVVDFVSLFAPDGSVWPVFNVADPAIVGGAIFLVALTFLGLDPDGQRHSKKEQVDEEGKR